In one window of Spiroplasma corruscae DNA:
- the rpsR gene encoding 30S ribosomal protein S18, whose translation MMVKKFVRRKKVNFFAKNKIDYIDYKDVDLLKKFISINGQILPRRVTGTSPKHQRMLAIAIKRARIMGLLPFIVQ comes from the coding sequence ATCATGGTAAAAAAATTTGTTAGAAGAAAAAAAGTTAACTTCTTTGCAAAAAATAAGATAGATTACATTGACTATAAAGATGTAGACTTACTAAAAAAATTTATATCAATAAATGGTCAAATATTACCAAGAAGAGTTACTGGTACTTCGCCAAAACACCAAAGAATGTTAGCAATCGCAATAAAGAGAGCTAGAATTATGGGATTATTACCATTTATAGTTCAATAA
- the rplI gene encoding 50S ribosomal protein L9, with the protein MKVILLEDVKNYGKKNDVVEVSDGYARNFLIPKNLAKVASTKELGHLRVLKNKQQEIENESREQVNELVEKIEQITLKFSLKLNKGKAFGTISLNQIVDVLNKSHGIEIDKRKFERHENINKAGLYYLKIKLSKEKSATLKVNVEGVI; encoded by the coding sequence ATGAAAGTAATTTTATTAGAAGATGTAAAAAATTATGGTAAAAAAAATGATGTTGTAGAAGTGTCTGACGGATATGCAAGAAACTTTTTGATACCCAAAAACCTTGCTAAAGTCGCTTCAACAAAAGAACTAGGGCATCTAAGAGTTTTAAAAAATAAGCAACAAGAGATAGAAAACGAAAGTAGAGAACAAGTCAATGAATTGGTTGAAAAAATAGAGCAAATAACTTTAAAGTTCTCACTAAAACTAAATAAAGGTAAGGCATTTGGTACAATTTCTTTAAATCAAATTGTCGATGTATTGAATAAAAGTCATGGAATTGAAATTGATAAGCGTAAGTTTGAAAGACATGAAAATATTAACAAAGCTGGTTTATACTATCTTAAAATAAAGTTGTCTAAAGAAAAAAGTGCGACTCTAAAAGTCAATGTAGAAGGAGTTATTTAG
- the dnaB gene encoding replicative DNA helicase, with product MTDINNTTLIDLEKTVLAITLHSPKARFEIITQLDENDFFLKQHNIIFSSIKKLSSISKTISLTKVIESLESEKKLNEVGGVEYISNISGYYVTDEGFEDYVELIFKSSIGRKLDRELENIKKLRENNTPIDQVFLETQQRILEIKTDIHKDEATQINKTIIDVIKKIEELSKNENFINGVPSGFYLIDQMTNGWQNGDLIILAARPSMGKTAFALNLAINATTYNKSVAFFSLEMPKEQLVQRILSAKSKVSSSLLKRSKNLSKEVWKRIYAGGEDIKKMNIVIDDSPSINVLQLQSKLRKLKRDFKIDICIIDYLQLISSISTSFESRQNEVAAISRQLKKIARELEMPIICLSQLSRKVESREQKIPIMSDLRDSGAIEQDADIIMFLYREAYYDSKELSYDSIETGDVSTIIEDTDETDVIISKHRNGPTGTVKINFIRNCGKFLDKNN from the coding sequence ATGACAGATATCAATAATACTACTCTCATTGATTTAGAAAAAACAGTTTTAGCTATTACTTTACACTCACCAAAAGCTCGATTTGAAATAATAACTCAACTTGATGAAAATGACTTTTTTTTAAAACAACATAATATAATTTTTTCTTCAATAAAAAAATTATCTAGTATAAGTAAAACTATATCTTTGACAAAGGTTATTGAAAGTCTTGAAAGCGAAAAGAAACTTAATGAAGTAGGTGGGGTTGAATATATCTCTAATATTTCTGGATATTATGTAACCGATGAAGGATTTGAAGATTATGTAGAACTAATATTTAAAAGTTCAATTGGTAGAAAACTAGATAGAGAACTTGAGAATATAAAAAAACTTAGAGAAAATAATACACCAATTGACCAGGTGTTTTTAGAAACGCAACAAAGAATATTAGAGATAAAAACAGATATTCATAAGGATGAAGCTACACAAATAAATAAGACAATAATTGATGTAATAAAAAAAATAGAAGAGTTATCGAAGAACGAAAACTTTATTAATGGTGTTCCTTCAGGGTTTTATTTAATAGACCAAATGACAAATGGGTGACAAAATGGTGACCTTATTATACTTGCGGCCAGACCATCAATGGGTAAGACAGCATTTGCGTTAAATTTAGCAATTAATGCAACAACATATAATAAGTCGGTTGCATTTTTTTCTCTTGAAATGCCTAAAGAACAGTTGGTACAACGAATTTTAAGTGCTAAATCAAAAGTTAGTTCTAGTTTATTGAAAAGATCTAAAAATCTGTCTAAAGAGGTATGGAAAAGAATTTATGCAGGTGGAGAAGATATAAAAAAAATGAATATAGTTATTGATGATTCGCCTAGTATAAATGTATTGCAATTGCAATCTAAACTTAGAAAGTTGAAGAGAGATTTTAAAATAGATATATGTATAATAGACTACCTTCAATTAATTTCTTCAATATCAACAAGTTTCGAAAGTAGACAAAATGAAGTAGCTGCTATATCAAGACAGTTAAAAAAAATAGCTAGAGAATTGGAAATGCCCATTATATGTTTATCACAACTTTCAAGAAAAGTAGAATCAAGAGAACAAAAAATCCCAATAATGTCAGATTTGCGAGATAGTGGTGCTATTGAACAAGATGCTGACATAATAATGTTTCTATATAGGGAAGCATATTATGATAGTAAAGAATTATCTTATGATTCAATTGAAACGGGTGATGTTTCAACTATAATAGAAGATACAGATGAAACTGATGTTATAATCTCTAAGCATAGAAATGGTCCGACAGGAACTGTCAAAATTAACTTCATAAGAAATTGTGGAAAGTTTTTAGATAAGAATAATTAA
- a CDS encoding uracil-DNA glycosylase, with translation MSWKSYLNNEWTEFILSNNLDFELDKIWKSLEQINNFLPPKELVFNLFNNISVNNIKVIILGQDPYHDIGQADGVAFSSFNDKPTPRSLSNIFKELKRDLNVDHKLNNSLMGWVKQGVFLINTSLTVEPHKPNSHKRLGWDRFIIKLLENLNHKNKNIIYCLWGNSAKNIYNNFKKKTKDVIITSHPSPFSFNKGFSGSSVFSKINILLINKQIKTIDWSL, from the coding sequence ATGAGTTGAAAAAGTTATCTTAATAATGAATGAACCGAATTTATTCTTTCTAATAATTTAGATTTTGAACTAGATAAAATATGAAAGAGTTTAGAACAAATAAATAATTTTTTACCTCCTAAGGAACTAGTGTTTAATTTGTTTAATAATATTAGTGTGAATAACATTAAAGTAATAATTCTAGGACAAGATCCTTATCATGATATAGGTCAAGCTGATGGTGTTGCGTTTAGTAGCTTTAATGACAAACCCACCCCAAGAAGTCTAAGTAATATTTTTAAGGAGTTAAAAAGAGATCTTAATGTTGATCATAAATTAAACAATAGTTTAATGGGATGGGTAAAACAAGGTGTTTTTTTAATTAATACTTCATTGACTGTTGAACCGCATAAACCTAATTCCCATAAACGATTAGGCTGAGATAGATTTATTATTAAATTATTAGAAAATTTAAATCATAAAAATAAAAATATTATTTATTGTTTATGAGGTAATTCAGCAAAAAATATATATAATAATTTTAAGAAAAAAACCAAGGATGTTATTATTACTTCCCATCCTTCCCCCTTTAGTTTTAATAAAGGTTTTTCTGGGAGTTCTGTCTTCTCAAAAATAAACATATTATTGATAAATAAGCAAATTAAAACTATAGACTGAAGTTTATAA
- the cysS gene encoding cysteine--tRNA ligase translates to MKLFNSFTGDITKLNSKSVTIYTCGPTVYDYIHIGNARPLILTDTLIRYLDYKNIDYNYLLNITDIDDKIINKANQLNITEEDLVNKYKKAFLEDMNNLNLLSPTNIISISSKIDEIIFFIDALIEKGHAYESNGSVYFDISSIEEEYGKLSKQEIDNLLNGVRFDNDINKKNAFDFVLWKKTKVGKKWLSKWGLGRPGWHTECALLIDNYFKNTIDIHVGGIDLKFPHHENERIQFIAKNNIELARFWIYNGHLTLNNLKMSKSFGNIINVKDFLTNYDPNVLRYIFLSSSYRQPLNITDTSINQAVEWNKKLHNLLKTVNWKLAIKEVFENNKTPIDEDFNPLNFLEKFSNYMDDDLNTPMVITLVDDLIKNINKQLKSGYLDLCINELKEIIKCLGFSFDLLELTTDDIKLLNLWKQAKLDKDYDRADKLRQTLLERNIF, encoded by the coding sequence ATGAAACTTTTTAACTCATTCACAGGGGATATTACAAAACTAAATAGCAAAAGTGTAACTATATATACTTGTGGACCAACAGTGTATGATTATATTCATATTGGTAATGCAAGACCATTAATACTAACAGATACTTTGATAAGATATTTAGATTATAAAAATATAGATTACAATTACCTATTAAATATTACAGATATTGATGACAAGATTATTAACAAAGCTAACCAACTTAATATTACGGAAGAAGATTTAGTAAATAAGTATAAAAAAGCGTTTTTAGAAGATATGAACAATTTAAATTTGCTAAGTCCAACTAACATTATTTCAATATCATCTAAAATTGATGAAATTATTTTTTTTATAGATGCTCTTATAGAAAAAGGACATGCTTATGAATCTAATGGTAGTGTCTATTTTGATATTTCAAGTATCGAAGAAGAGTATGGTAAATTATCAAAGCAAGAGATTGATAATTTGTTAAATGGAGTAAGATTTGATAACGATATCAATAAAAAAAATGCTTTTGATTTTGTTTTGTGAAAAAAAACAAAAGTTGGAAAAAAATGATTATCAAAATGAGGTTTAGGTAGACCTGGTTGACATACTGAATGTGCACTTTTAATTGATAATTACTTTAAAAATACAATTGATATCCATGTCGGTGGAATTGATTTAAAGTTTCCTCACCATGAAAATGAAAGAATTCAATTTATAGCAAAAAATAACATTGAGTTAGCAAGGTTTTGAATTTATAATGGTCATTTAACATTAAATAATCTAAAGATGTCAAAATCATTTGGAAATATAATTAACGTTAAAGATTTTTTAACAAATTATGATCCAAATGTATTAAGATATATTTTTTTATCTTCAAGTTATAGACAACCTTTAAATATTACAGATACATCAATTAATCAAGCTGTAGAATGAAATAAAAAACTACATAATTTACTTAAAACAGTAAATTGAAAATTAGCTATTAAAGAAGTATTTGAAAATAATAAAACACCAATTGATGAAGATTTTAATCCATTAAATTTTCTTGAGAAGTTTTCTAATTATATGGACGATGACCTAAACACGCCAATGGTTATAACACTTGTTGATGATTTAATAAAAAATATAAATAAACAATTAAAAAGTGGTTACTTGGACTTGTGCATAAATGAACTAAAGGAAATTATTAAATGTCTAGGTTTTAGTTTTGATTTATTAGAGTTAACTACAGATGATATTAAATTATTGAATTTATGAAAACAAGCTAAACTAGATAAGGATTATGATAGAGCAGATAAATTAAGACAAACTTTATTAGAAAGAAATATATTTTAA
- the rlmB gene encoding 23S rRNA (guanosine(2251)-2'-O)-methyltransferase RlmB, with protein MKELIAYGKNVVENILIGHPKKVKRVYILKGLSFTRDAFSSLKNNNIEWTTIEKEEFTKITKDKSSVHQGYLAILKDFNYRQFEYIIREDCKMILVLDRIQDPQNFGAIIRTSSLLGVDAIIVKSINQSDITPVVIKASAGTIFNVPIIKVNSLVNSLINLKEKGFWIFSSALVESSVNMDTLDTTGKKVIVIGNEGSGVSNGIINISDFIFKISTNNFKDSLNVSVACGIILYKFFNNKK; from the coding sequence ATGAAAGAATTAATTGCATACGGAAAAAACGTTGTAGAAAATATTTTAATTGGTCATCCAAAAAAAGTAAAAAGAGTGTATATATTAAAAGGTTTATCTTTCACAAGAGATGCATTCTCATCATTGAAAAATAATAATATAGAATGAACAACTATTGAAAAAGAAGAATTCACAAAAATAACAAAAGATAAATCAAGTGTACATCAAGGTTATCTAGCAATTTTAAAAGATTTTAATTATAGACAATTTGAATATATAATAAGAGAAGATTGTAAAATGATTTTAGTTCTAGACAGAATTCAAGATCCACAAAATTTTGGTGCAATTATTAGAACATCATCTCTATTAGGTGTAGATGCTATTATAGTAAAATCAATTAATCAATCTGATATCACTCCAGTTGTTATTAAGGCATCTGCAGGAACCATATTTAATGTGCCAATTATTAAGGTTAACAGCCTTGTTAATTCATTAATTAATTTAAAAGAAAAAGGTTTTTGAATTTTTTCTTCTGCTTTAGTAGAAAGTAGTGTAAATATGGATACCTTAGACACAACAGGAAAAAAAGTTATTGTTATCGGCAATGAAGGAAGTGGAGTCTCAAATGGAATAATAAACATCTCAGACTTTATTTTTAAAATTAGTACAAACAATTTTAAAGATTCTTTAAATGTTTCTGTTGCCTGTGGAATAATTTTGTATAAATTCTTCAACAATAAAAAATAG
- a CDS encoding sigma-70 family RNA polymerase sigma factor, translated as MRNNYQDTKIILNKIVELKFKELISSDELAFLKNLLYKTIINEHRKLSQLQLDVEDFIHIVYITLIEVENKYDYKTNVPLSAYTNYLLKKRILDYAKFLRRKKRLATIQAINSNRGELVGSFMSALDRDVDDFSYNQFVGNLKNEEIKSVINAYLHSQANEIDKKIITMIYEGYTQKEIIQNLNITRKQFLICKENLKKYFISLIN; from the coding sequence ATGAGAAACAACTATCAAGATACTAAAATCATTTTAAATAAAATAGTTGAACTAAAGTTCAAGGAGTTAATTTCAAGTGATGAACTAGCGTTTTTAAAAAATCTTTTATACAAAACAATTATTAATGAACATCGTAAGTTGTCACAATTACAACTTGATGTAGAAGACTTTATTCATATTGTCTACATAACTTTGATTGAAGTGGAGAATAAGTATGATTATAAAACTAACGTACCACTTTCAGCATATACAAATTATTTATTAAAAAAAAGAATATTGGATTATGCAAAGTTTCTGAGAAGAAAGAAAAGACTTGCAACTATACAAGCAATTAATAGTAATAGAGGAGAACTAGTCGGTTCGTTTATGTCTGCATTAGATAGAGACGTCGATGACTTTTCTTATAATCAATTTGTAGGAAATTTAAAGAATGAAGAAATTAAATCTGTTATTAATGCATACCTTCATTCACAAGCGAATGAAATAGACAAAAAAATAATAACAATGATATATGAAGGATATACACAAAAAGAAATCATTCAAAATTTAAATATAACAAGAAAGCAATTCTTAATATGCAAAGAAAATTTAAAAAAATACTTTATTAGTTTAATAAATTAG
- the rpmG gene encoding 50S ribosomal protein L33 encodes MSTSRTKAIIVCVNCLSRNYTFNKSTMNNSERLEIKKFCPTCNMHVLHKETR; translated from the coding sequence ATGTCAACAAGTAGAACAAAAGCAATTATTGTGTGTGTTAATTGCCTATCGAGAAACTATACGTTTAACAAAAGTACGATGAATAACTCAGAAAGATTAGAAATTAAGAAGTTTTGCCCTACATGCAACATGCATGTTCTTCATAAGGAGACAAGATAA
- the secE gene encoding preprotein translocase subunit SecE gives MDDKKKKISKEEKNQEKLRRLNEKRLKKAENKKQFDELFTAVQGHDGTHEGKIKAARAKKIKKHKDKISLKQVAKEGPVKFLKEINKIKWSTRENLSMKFLWVIVFILIFGIFFFAVDYGLQHLFVEIKII, from the coding sequence ATGGATGATAAAAAAAAGAAAATATCTAAGGAAGAGAAAAATCAAGAAAAACTTAGAAGATTAAATGAGAAAAGACTAAAAAAAGCGGAAAATAAGAAACAATTTGATGAGTTATTTACTGCTGTTCAAGGTCATGATGGAACACATGAAGGAAAAATAAAAGCAGCTAGAGCAAAAAAAATAAAAAAACATAAAGATAAAATAAGTTTAAAACAAGTAGCAAAGGAAGGCCCAGTTAAATTCCTAAAAGAAATAAACAAAATAAAATGATCAACTCGTGAAAATTTAAGTATGAAGTTTTTATGAGTGATTGTATTTATACTTATATTTGGTATTTTTTTCTTTGCTGTTGACTATGGTTTACAACACTTATTTGTAGAAATAAAAATTATATAA
- the nusG gene encoding transcription termination/antitermination protein NusG gives MAIDLIDIEEELASYKGQWFVINCNSGHEDSVKSDLLQKIESSSLEEKVFDIRISKSPVMGKNNKIVDKNKFPGYIFINMHMTDETWFIIRNTPGVTGFIGSSGKGAKPLPLTSEEVFRLLNQEEVNSKDKKVGKGNANQPKKEKVLYQASFKLKDVVTIKDGPFANTEGQVMEMDFEKGIAIVNIELFGRITPTEFEFDNLSLAYKY, from the coding sequence ATGGCAATAGATTTAATTGATATAGAAGAAGAATTAGCTTCTTATAAAGGTCAGTGATTTGTAATTAACTGTAATAGTGGTCATGAAGATAGCGTAAAATCAGATTTGTTACAAAAAATAGAGTCTTCAAGTTTAGAAGAAAAGGTATTTGATATAAGAATTTCAAAAAGCCCAGTTATGGGGAAGAACAATAAAATTGTTGATAAGAATAAATTCCCAGGATATATATTCATTAATATGCACATGACAGATGAAACTTGATTCATAATTAGAAATACCCCAGGTGTAACAGGATTTATTGGATCTTCTGGTAAAGGTGCTAAACCATTACCATTAACGAGCGAAGAAGTTTTTAGATTACTAAACCAAGAAGAGGTTAATTCTAAGGATAAAAAAGTTGGAAAAGGAAATGCAAATCAACCGAAAAAGGAGAAAGTATTATATCAAGCAAGTTTCAAGTTAAAAGATGTTGTAACTATTAAGGATGGACCTTTTGCGAATACAGAAGGTCAAGTAATGGAAATGGATTTTGAAAAAGGAATTGCTATTGTAAATATTGAGCTATTTGGTAGAATTACTCCAACAGAGTTTGAATTTGATAACCTTAGTTTAGCCTACAAATATTAA
- a CDS encoding peptidylprolyl isomerase, whose translation MKNTLIKINLNNNKSIKLELYPEIAPVTVDNFIKLIKENYFDNLIFHRVIKGFMIQGGGMFQDMSEKKGASEIVGEFKSNGWDKNTLSHDIGVISMARTMVKDSASSQFFIVSGNAKFLDGEYAAFGKVIDEESLQVVADIEKVETTSVNYYDDVPVYPIVIKSIEII comes from the coding sequence ATGAAAAATACATTAATAAAAATAAATTTAAATAATAATAAGTCTATTAAATTAGAGTTATACCCTGAAATAGCCCCAGTAACTGTCGATAATTTTATTAAACTAATAAAAGAAAATTACTTTGATAACCTAATATTTCATAGAGTTATTAAAGGTTTTATGATACAAGGTGGTGGAATGTTTCAAGATATGAGCGAAAAAAAAGGTGCATCTGAAATAGTTGGTGAGTTTAAGTCAAATGGTTGAGACAAAAACACTCTTTCGCATGATATTGGAGTAATATCAATGGCTAGAACAATGGTCAAAGATAGTGCATCAAGTCAATTTTTTATTGTTTCAGGTAACGCTAAGTTTTTAGACGGTGAATATGCAGCATTTGGTAAAGTAATAGATGAAGAAAGCTTACAAGTCGTTGCAGATATCGAAAAAGTTGAAACTACATCAGTTAACTACTATGATGATGTTCCAGTATATCCAATAGTAATAAAAAGTATAGAAATAATTTAA
- the rplK gene encoding 50S ribosomal protein L11: MAKKITRVAKLEFMAMQAKPGAELASLGINMPQFTQQFNEATKDRAGEVVPVLITAYDDKSFDFLLKTTPAAFLLKKAANIQKGSKKSGTEEVASIDASEVRKIAEYKLPDLNANSVEAAMRIIEGTARNMGIKVNGMPSKEGK, from the coding sequence GTGGCAAAAAAAATCACACGTGTAGCGAAACTAGAATTTATGGCAATGCAAGCAAAACCTGGTGCTGAGTTAGCATCATTAGGTATTAATATGCCTCAATTCACTCAACAATTTAATGAAGCCACTAAAGATAGAGCAGGAGAAGTAGTACCTGTATTAATTACAGCATATGATGATAAGTCATTTGATTTTTTACTTAAAACTACTCCCGCAGCATTTTTACTAAAAAAAGCAGCAAACATTCAAAAAGGTTCTAAAAAATCAGGAACTGAAGAAGTTGCATCAATAGATGCAAGTGAAGTAAGAAAAATAGCAGAATATAAGTTACCTGATTTAAATGCAAACTCAGTTGAAGCTGCAATGAGAATTATCGAAGGAACAGCTAGAAACATGGGTATAAAAGTTAATGGAATGCCATCTAAGGAAGGTAAATAG
- the rplA gene encoding 50S ribosomal protein L1, producing MPKLSKKLKAANAKVDRTKLYSIDEAIKLAKETSVTKFDSTIDIAFNLNVDPRHADQQIRGAIVLPGGTGKTQKILALTKTKVKEATDAKADYVGGTELIQKIQKENWFDFDIVVATPEIMAELGKIGKLLGTKGLMPNPKTGTVTVDIANAINDIKKGKVEYRTDKEGNVHSIIGKASFDDQNLLKNYKAILDVIKKAKPAAVKGTYIKNISISTTMGPGIKVLVEN from the coding sequence ATGCCAAAATTAAGTAAAAAATTAAAAGCAGCAAATGCAAAAGTTGATAGAACAAAGCTTTACTCAATCGATGAAGCGATTAAACTTGCAAAAGAAACATCTGTAACAAAGTTCGACTCTACTATTGATATTGCATTCAATTTAAATGTTGATCCAAGACATGCAGATCAACAAATAAGAGGTGCTATTGTATTACCGGGTGGAACAGGTAAGACTCAAAAAATATTAGCTTTAACAAAAACTAAGGTTAAAGAAGCGACTGATGCTAAAGCCGATTACGTAGGTGGAACTGAACTTATCCAAAAAATTCAAAAAGAAAATTGATTTGATTTTGATATAGTTGTTGCAACTCCAGAAATAATGGCGGAACTTGGTAAAATAGGAAAACTTCTTGGAACAAAAGGGTTAATGCCTAATCCAAAAACAGGAACTGTTACAGTTGATATCGCAAACGCAATTAATGATATTAAAAAAGGTAAGGTTGAATACAGAACAGATAAAGAGGGAAATGTTCACTCAATTATAGGTAAAGCATCATTTGATGATCAAAACTTACTAAAAAATTACAAAGCAATTTTAGATGTTATTAAGAAAGCAAAACCAGCCGCTGTTAAAGGTACATATATTAAAAATATATCAATATCAACTACAATGGGGCCAGGTATAAAAGTTTTAGTTGAAAATTAA
- the rplJ gene encoding 50S ribosomal protein L10: MSVSRPAHTKKTEVINEIASKIQSCKGMVVAEYKKLSVAQLSQLRNMAREEKIFIKVYKDSLFQRATNQLKITGLDAFLTQQNIFLFSEEDPIKPAKLVAKFSKKNPDLKLKAGIYEGNVMDTAAITEVAMLPSKEELYSMFASSLIYPLRQFMLIVKEIAKTKQN, encoded by the coding sequence TTGTCAGTTTCAAGACCAGCACATACAAAAAAGACTGAGGTTATTAACGAAATAGCTAGTAAAATTCAATCATGCAAAGGTATGGTTGTTGCAGAATATAAAAAACTATCTGTTGCTCAGTTAAGTCAACTTAGAAACATGGCCCGTGAAGAAAAAATCTTTATTAAAGTTTATAAAGATTCATTATTCCAAAGGGCAACTAATCAACTTAAAATTACAGGATTAGATGCATTTTTGACACAACAAAATATATTTTTATTTTCAGAAGAAGACCCAATTAAACCTGCAAAGCTTGTTGCAAAGTTTAGTAAAAAAAATCCAGATTTAAAATTAAAAGCCGGTATTTATGAAGGTAATGTTATGGATACAGCTGCAATTACTGAAGTTGCAATGCTACCATCAAAAGAAGAACTATACTCAATGTTTGCTTCTTCATTAATTTACCCACTAAGACAGTTCATGCTTATTGTTAAAGAAATAGCAAAAACAAAACAAAACTAA
- the rplL gene encoding 50S ribosomal protein L7/L12 — MAITKDDIIKALEEMKLTELNDLVKAIEDHFGVVAAAAVAAPSADAGASAAPSEVSVMLTNPGGNKVSVIKLVKEITGLGLMEAKKLVDGTLPVALKENVKVEDAEEIKKQLVEAGASVDLK, encoded by the coding sequence ATGGCAATTACAAAAGATGACATTATTAAAGCTTTAGAAGAAATGAAGCTTACAGAATTAAATGATTTAGTTAAGGCAATTGAAGATCACTTCGGTGTTGTTGCAGCAGCAGCGGTAGCTGCTCCATCAGCAGATGCTGGAGCATCAGCTGCTCCATCAGAAGTTAGCGTTATGTTAACAAACCCAGGAGGAAATAAAGTTTCAGTTATAAAACTTGTAAAAGAAATTACAGGTCTAGGATTAATGGAAGCTAAAAAATTAGTTGACGGTACATTACCTGTAGCATTAAAAGAAAACGTAAAAGTTGAAGATGCTGAAGAAATTAAAAAACAATTAGTTGAAGCAGGAGCTTCAGTTGATCTTAAATAG